In Leptospira langatensis, a genomic segment contains:
- a CDS encoding anthranilate synthase component II produces the protein MKVLLVDHHDSFSYNLFQLAGEILEEEFPFRFQLDVIRQNEADFSRIVNTKYDRILLSPGPGTPTDPEYFGCSLNILQELGGKVSILGVCLGMQGIAHFAGARIKTAERPMHGKISEIENDGRGVFSDLPKRIRVMRYHSLLVDEESLSQEWERTAYAGNELMGLRNLEKKMEGIQFHPESFATEGGRKMLSNFLIHGLGS, from the coding sequence ATGAAGGTACTACTCGTTGATCATCACGATTCTTTTTCTTATAATCTATTTCAGCTTGCTGGAGAGATCTTAGAGGAGGAATTCCCGTTTAGATTCCAATTGGATGTGATCCGTCAAAATGAGGCGGACTTCTCCCGGATAGTGAATACAAAATACGATAGAATTCTACTTTCTCCGGGACCTGGAACTCCTACCGATCCGGAATACTTCGGTTGTTCCCTAAACATATTACAGGAGTTAGGTGGAAAGGTTTCGATCCTAGGAGTTTGTTTGGGAATGCAGGGGATCGCTCATTTCGCGGGGGCAAGGATCAAAACGGCGGAAAGACCGATGCACGGAAAGATCTCGGAGATAGAAAACGACGGAAGAGGAGTATTCTCCGACCTGCCGAAACGCATTCGAGTGATGAGATATCATTCCTTGCTAGTGGATGAGGAAAGTCTGTCGCAAGAATGGGAAAGGACCGCGTATGCGGGGAATGAATTGATGGGCCTTCGAAACCTGGAAAAGAAAATGGAAGGGATCCAATTCCATCCTGAATCTTTCGCTACGGAAGGAGGCAGGAAAATGCTTTCAAATTTCTTAATACATGGATTAGGAAGCTAA
- a CDS encoding hybrid sensor histidine kinase/response regulator produces the protein MESKSPHAIAPLPANEAERVQALERYKILDTPPEEKYDQIVKAASLICGTPIALISLLDSKRQWFKAKVGLDAPETEKEISFCQFALGERKVFIVENADQDSRFKSNPLVTGPPFIRFYAGAPLNTPDGYTIGTLCVIDNKPNHLEPHQIEALQALANSVISYMELEEKSKKLIQLQAAAIELEKAKEQFFVNMNHEFRTPVHGILGMVDLLRQTNTTTVQDQYLTSLTDSADHLIRLINDVIDFSKAESGSLHFNSIEFDLIALIEKLNADASDEAFKKGLAFKTILPPATRSLFVLSDPVRMRQVFSNLVSNALKFTEKGGVTIDLSILSETEKNINFSLSVRDTGIGIDSHRMPSLFEAFSQADISSSRKYGGTGLGLAICKRICEKLGWKIRVESEYRVGSNFILDFELERVEPPKEITRNKTETNASLDFSDYSSLKILIAEDNPVNQKLIQKMLERLGLRSSVVSNGLEALAFWEEQEVDLLFLDIQMPELSGIETARILKKKPSSRRIPWIVAATAHDSPEDKMACSEAGIDDYLGKPFRIEDLAEKVREFLKNFPSSLAS, from the coding sequence ATGGAAAGTAAGTCTCCTCATGCAATTGCACCTCTTCCCGCAAATGAAGCGGAACGGGTTCAGGCATTAGAGCGTTATAAAATACTCGATACTCCTCCGGAAGAAAAATACGACCAGATCGTAAAGGCCGCCTCCCTAATTTGCGGGACACCGATCGCGCTCATCTCCCTTCTAGATTCCAAAAGACAATGGTTCAAAGCAAAAGTAGGATTGGATGCGCCGGAGACCGAAAAGGAAATTTCTTTTTGCCAATTTGCCTTGGGAGAACGCAAGGTTTTCATCGTAGAGAACGCCGATCAAGACAGTCGATTCAAATCCAATCCTCTCGTAACGGGGCCACCATTCATTCGATTTTATGCGGGAGCGCCTCTGAATACTCCTGACGGATATACGATCGGAACTCTATGCGTTATCGACAATAAACCGAATCATTTGGAACCTCATCAAATAGAAGCCCTGCAGGCGTTAGCCAATTCGGTCATTTCCTATATGGAGTTAGAAGAAAAATCCAAAAAACTGATCCAACTCCAGGCCGCTGCAATCGAATTAGAAAAAGCTAAAGAACAATTCTTTGTGAACATGAACCATGAGTTCAGGACACCGGTTCACGGGATCTTGGGAATGGTCGACCTTCTCCGTCAGACGAATACTACTACCGTTCAAGACCAATATTTGACTTCCCTTACGGACAGCGCCGATCATCTGATCCGATTGATCAATGACGTGATCGATTTCAGCAAGGCCGAATCGGGAAGCCTACATTTCAATTCTATCGAATTCGATCTGATCGCACTCATCGAAAAACTGAATGCGGACGCGTCCGATGAGGCTTTTAAGAAGGGACTGGCGTTTAAGACCATCCTTCCTCCTGCGACTAGATCACTATTCGTTCTTTCCGATCCCGTCCGAATGAGACAGGTATTTTCCAATCTAGTATCTAACGCGTTGAAATTTACGGAGAAGGGAGGAGTCACCATTGATCTATCCATTCTATCCGAAACGGAAAAGAATATTAATTTTTCTTTAAGCGTTAGGGACACTGGGATCGGGATCGATTCTCATAGAATGCCTTCCCTATTCGAAGCCTTCTCCCAAGCGGATATCTCCTCTTCTCGTAAGTATGGCGGAACTGGACTCGGCCTTGCGATCTGCAAAAGGATCTGTGAGAAACTTGGTTGGAAGATCCGAGTAGAAAGCGAATACAGGGTAGGCTCGAATTTCATTTTGGATTTCGAATTAGAAAGGGTCGAGCCTCCAAAGGAAATTACTCGTAACAAGACAGAAACAAATGCGAGTCTGGATTTTTCGGATTATTCCAGCCTAAAGATACTGATCGCAGAAGATAATCCTGTGAACCAAAAGTTGATCCAAAAGATGTTGGAGAGACTAGGGCTTAGATCCTCTGTAGTCTCCAACGGATTGGAAGCGCTCGCATTTTGGGAAGAACAGGAAGTAGATCTCCTATTTCTGGATATACAAATGCCCGAATTAAGCGGGATCGAGACAGCAAGGATCCTAAAGAAGAAGCCTAGTTCCCGAAGGATACCTTGGATCGTGGCGGCCACCGCTCATGATAGTCCGGAAGATAAGATGGCTTGTTCCGAAGCGGGAATAGACGATTATTTGGGAAAACCTTTTCGGATAGAAGATCTAGCCGAAAAGGTACGAGAGTTCTTGAAGAATTTCCCTTCTTCCTTAGCTTCCTAA
- a CDS encoding SRPBCC family protein, with protein sequence MTTTTIAFTVPVSLVRAFEYVSDPERFSDWSENIFSSSLMKKEETFYIKIKFWIFGLRSEYKILESQYPNRFVVNFKNSVLNLRETFSLYPDPKGSDTDTKILFTSQLELSGIAKLLLPWIYPKAGERIRKDIRKLQENLSQGKVLGARNFQVIKG encoded by the coding sequence ATGACTACAACAACGATTGCATTCACAGTTCCCGTTTCGTTAGTCAGAGCGTTCGAGTATGTTTCGGATCCGGAAAGATTTTCAGACTGGTCCGAGAATATTTTCTCTTCTTCCCTAATGAAGAAGGAGGAAACATTTTATATTAAGATAAAGTTCTGGATCTTCGGACTTCGATCAGAATACAAGATCTTAGAGTCTCAATATCCAAATCGCTTTGTAGTAAATTTCAAGAATAGCGTATTGAATTTAAGAGAGACCTTTTCGTTATACCCGGATCCAAAGGGTTCGGATACCGATACCAAAATACTTTTTACGAGCCAATTAGAACTTTCGGGAATCGCTAAACTCCTTCTTCCATGGATCTATCCCAAGGCAGGAGAAAGAATACGAAAAGACATCAGGAAACTACAAGAGAATCTCTCACAAGGAAAGGTCCTTGGAGCAAGAAATTTTCAAGTCATTAAGGGATAA
- a CDS encoding pirin family protein, which translates to MGFRRITGTRIAEKTLEGGGFPVRRPFPVPGFSYWDPFLLLDEMGPVVYEPEKAIGAPDHPHRGFETVTYLLSGEMEHRDSWGHAGKLKEGGIQWMTAGAGLVHSELPSADFQSRGGRMHGFQIWVNLPREKKLISPRYQEMDSSELPTVEKDGVWAKVIAGELWGTKAIIKTETPIVFFHLKLSPGAYAEVPVPEGYNILAYPFVGSGTVIDPEKEWDVEEGETIYYQGGEGTIGFRAPENFAWEILVLGGQPLNEPVARYGPFVMTTPQEIQQAFEDYSEGKMGTI; encoded by the coding sequence ATGGGTTTTAGACGAATAACCGGAACAAGAATCGCCGAAAAAACTTTAGAGGGAGGAGGCTTTCCAGTACGAAGACCATTCCCTGTACCAGGCTTTTCGTATTGGGATCCGTTCCTACTATTGGATGAAATGGGACCCGTAGTGTACGAACCTGAAAAAGCGATCGGAGCACCGGACCATCCTCACCGCGGTTTCGAGACCGTTACGTATCTTTTATCTGGAGAAATGGAGCATAGGGATTCTTGGGGCCATGCCGGAAAATTAAAAGAAGGTGGGATCCAATGGATGACTGCCGGAGCAGGACTTGTACATTCCGAATTGCCTTCTGCGGATTTTCAGTCTAGAGGAGGAAGGATGCACGGGTTTCAGATCTGGGTAAACCTTCCCCGTGAGAAAAAACTTATTTCTCCGCGTTATCAGGAAATGGATTCTTCCGAATTGCCGACCGTCGAAAAGGACGGCGTATGGGCCAAGGTGATCGCCGGAGAACTTTGGGGAACCAAGGCAATCATCAAGACTGAGACGCCTATAGTGTTCTTTCATTTAAAACTCTCTCCGGGAGCGTATGCAGAGGTACCTGTTCCGGAAGGATATAATATTCTGGCGTATCCGTTCGTTGGATCGGGCACAGTCATAGATCCCGAAAAAGAATGGGACGTAGAAGAAGGTGAGACCATCTATTACCAAGGCGGAGAAGGCACCATAGGTTTCCGTGCTCCCGAAAATTTTGCTTGGGAAATTTTGGTCCTGGGAGGACAACCACTGAATGAGCCGGTGGCTCGTTATGGTCCTTTCGTGATGACCACGCCTCAGGAGATCCAACAAGCCTTTGAGGATTATTCCGAAGGCAAGATGGGTACGATCTAA
- a CDS encoding NAD(P)/FAD-dependent oxidoreductase: MQSGSSTKRVVVIGGGAAGFFGAIQTRLLSESRVEVSLYEKSPNALSKVKISGGGRCNVTHSCFEPEELAKRYPRGEKELRRAFEIFQPKDTIRFFETRGVKLKTESDGRMFPVTDDSETILQCLLQEAKRLGVKIKTKVPITGIYTNEDPSRSRFRIQTEEGEEDFDAVLVASGSSRKVWGWLENMGHTIESPVPSLFTFEIQDDLLDGFQGLSVADAEVSLQNSKLKQRGPVLFTHWGLSGPAVLKLSAWGARELFRTEYKENLIIDWVPDLSRQDLRERLLQKKKENPARKPGTNAEFDLPSRFWERIWEKATGAEKRWSEVSSKELHIAEEILKRTVFRIQGKGVFKEEFVTCGGVKRKEVDFTKMESKIVPGLHFAGEVLDIDGITGGFNFQNAWTTSYIAALSIAKELSSSARDKN, encoded by the coding sequence TTGCAATCCGGTTCCTCAACCAAAAGAGTAGTAGTCATAGGAGGAGGAGCCGCCGGATTCTTCGGTGCAATCCAAACTCGCCTTCTCTCCGAAAGTAGGGTAGAAGTTTCCCTCTACGAAAAATCCCCCAATGCACTTTCCAAGGTAAAGATCTCCGGTGGAGGAAGATGCAACGTTACTCATTCTTGCTTCGAGCCGGAGGAACTGGCCAAAAGATATCCTAGGGGAGAAAAGGAATTAAGAAGAGCCTTCGAGATCTTTCAGCCGAAGGATACGATCCGGTTCTTTGAGACCCGAGGAGTGAAATTAAAAACCGAATCCGACGGAAGGATGTTCCCTGTCACAGACGATTCGGAGACAATACTGCAATGCTTATTACAAGAGGCGAAGCGACTCGGCGTTAAGATCAAGACCAAGGTACCGATCACTGGCATTTATACGAACGAAGACCCTTCTCGCTCGAGATTCAGGATCCAAACGGAAGAAGGAGAAGAGGATTTCGATGCGGTCCTAGTTGCAAGCGGTTCCTCTCGTAAGGTATGGGGTTGGCTGGAAAACATGGGGCATACTATAGAGTCACCGGTGCCTTCTCTTTTTACTTTTGAGATCCAGGACGATCTACTGGACGGATTCCAAGGACTTTCCGTTGCAGATGCGGAAGTATCATTACAAAATTCTAAACTAAAACAGAGAGGACCGGTCCTATTCACGCATTGGGGGTTGAGCGGGCCGGCAGTCCTTAAACTTTCGGCCTGGGGCGCCAGAGAATTATTCCGTACTGAATATAAGGAAAATTTGATCATCGATTGGGTTCCCGATCTTTCTAGACAGGATTTGAGAGAAAGACTTCTCCAAAAGAAGAAAGAAAATCCTGCTCGAAAGCCGGGCACCAATGCCGAGTTCGATCTTCCTTCTCGTTTTTGGGAAAGGATCTGGGAGAAGGCGACCGGGGCGGAAAAAAGATGGTCCGAGGTTTCTTCCAAAGAATTGCATATTGCGGAAGAGATCTTAAAGAGAACCGTATTTCGCATCCAAGGAAAAGGGGTCTTTAAGGAGGAGTTCGTCACCTGTGGCGGGGTCAAACGCAAGGAAGTGGATTTTACTAAGATGGAAAGTAAGATTGTTCCAGGGCTGCATTTCGCCGGAGAGGTGCTGGATATAGATGGGATCACGGGAGGCTTTAATTTTCAGAACGCTTGGACCACTTCTTATATCGCGGCCTTGTCCATTGCGAAGGAGCTTAGCTCCAGCGCTCGGGATAAGAACTAA
- a CDS encoding VOC family protein: MIHHIAISTEDPQRLKRFYEKIPGLVFEKDHFFKDGELRSSWFLAGNTRLMIEKEPVKKAPFALVFAATSPEERKKIEVDFGDILREETDYTKYFLDPDGNRLGFSSYPERWS; encoded by the coding sequence ATGATCCATCATATCGCGATCTCTACCGAAGACCCGCAAAGACTCAAACGATTTTACGAAAAGATCCCAGGACTCGTTTTCGAGAAGGATCATTTTTTCAAGGACGGAGAGCTTAGATCTTCTTGGTTCCTCGCAGGAAATACCCGCCTCATGATCGAAAAAGAACCCGTAAAGAAGGCGCCATTCGCATTGGTATTCGCCGCTACTTCTCCCGAAGAGAGAAAGAAGATAGAAGTGGATTTCGGGGATATCTTAAGAGAAGAGACTGACTATACGAAATATTTTCTGGATCCGGACGGAAATCGTTTGGGTTTTAGTTCTTATCCCGAGCGCTGGAGCTAA
- a CDS encoding GNAT family N-acetyltransferase translates to MSAVEHDTSAKKFFILEEGREAHLMYREIGAGIWDLYHTFVPSEFRGQGIASKLAEKALNEARKLGKKIIPNCSYVQTYLKRHPEFADLAIE, encoded by the coding sequence ATGAGCGCCGTAGAACACGATACTTCCGCTAAAAAGTTTTTTATTCTAGAGGAAGGAAGAGAAGCCCATCTCATGTACAGAGAGATCGGTGCTGGCATTTGGGATCTCTATCACACTTTTGTCCCGAGTGAGTTCCGAGGACAAGGGATCGCATCCAAATTGGCGGAGAAAGCATTGAACGAAGCTCGCAAACTCGGCAAGAAGATCATACCAAACTGCTCCTATGTCCAAACATATCTCAAAAGACATCCTGAATTTGCCGATCTAGCAATCGAATGA
- a CDS encoding sensor histidine kinase produces the protein MIREYSTPKLSVSSGLSFWRELILTSLIFSISLLGTIAYVPSVYLAWKEGKTEILWIDTFALILIYVLVIGKRIPFWLKATLILALNFLLGTALLLALGPEGGGMLWLFPFPVLAGVLFGLVPSLFGLLANAIVVYLVAQAPYYLSLPWYMAPERMYVVGLNFLIANTIVCVPLTILMRGLQASIERRNEYLSNLRLRKSHIYRSKRILENEIARRIEIEKTLEDNLREKEVLLHEIHHRVKNNLQIVSGMLNLQNMYAGESTSSEVLSKAQSRITAMAMIHDHLYKQDRFATVDMKNYLESLLQHLVTSYFPAGNRIGFESDLDPVRISMEKAIPCGLIVNELISNSLKHAFPNDKKGNISVKLKIQGSHLHLTVEDDGVGMPSIQEWFGVGSSKAEASDSLGLMIIRSLCNQLKAELDLKNTGGTSVCLIFSAQ, from the coding sequence TTGATAAGAGAATATTCTACTCCCAAGCTATCCGTATCCTCAGGACTTTCCTTTTGGAGAGAACTGATCCTTACTTCCCTTATCTTTAGCATATCTCTACTCGGAACCATTGCCTATGTCCCCAGTGTGTATCTGGCTTGGAAAGAAGGCAAGACCGAGATCCTTTGGATCGATACTTTTGCTCTCATTCTAATTTATGTTCTAGTCATTGGCAAAAGGATCCCCTTTTGGTTAAAAGCGACCTTAATACTCGCGTTGAACTTTCTCTTAGGGACCGCTCTTTTACTTGCATTAGGTCCGGAAGGAGGAGGGATGCTTTGGCTCTTTCCATTTCCAGTCCTAGCGGGAGTTCTATTCGGATTGGTCCCTTCCCTATTCGGGCTTTTGGCAAATGCGATCGTAGTCTATTTAGTGGCTCAGGCACCCTATTATCTTTCCTTACCATGGTACATGGCTCCGGAAAGAATGTATGTGGTAGGATTGAACTTCCTAATCGCTAACACGATCGTATGCGTCCCTCTAACCATTCTCATGAGAGGATTACAGGCAAGCATAGAAAGAAGGAACGAATATCTCTCCAATCTTAGATTAAGGAAATCTCATATTTATAGATCCAAACGGATCCTGGAAAACGAGATCGCTCGTAGAATAGAAATAGAAAAAACCCTAGAAGACAATCTGAGAGAGAAGGAAGTACTTCTTCATGAGATCCATCATAGGGTAAAGAACAATCTGCAGATCGTTTCAGGCATGTTGAACCTACAAAATATGTATGCCGGGGAATCTACTAGCTCCGAAGTTCTTTCCAAAGCACAGAGTAGGATCACAGCGATGGCGATGATCCACGATCATCTCTACAAACAAGACAGATTTGCAACTGTGGATATGAAGAATTATCTGGAATCCCTTCTCCAGCATTTGGTGACCTCCTATTTTCCTGCGGGAAACAGGATAGGATTCGAATCGGATCTGGATCCAGTACGCATCTCCATGGAAAAAGCTATCCCTTGCGGGCTGATCGTGAACGAGCTGATCTCGAATTCCTTAAAGCATGCCTTCCCCAATGATAAAAAAGGAAATATCAGCGTTAAGTTGAAGATCCAAGGCTCTCATCTTCATTTAACGGTCGAAGACGACGGAGTCGGAATGCCTTCTATCCAAGAATGGTTCGGCGTGGGTTCTTCTAAGGCCGAGGCTTCGGACTCCCTCGGGCTTATGATCATTCGATCTCTCTGCAATCAATTGAAGGCGGAACTGGATCTTAAAAATACGGGCGGAACTTCGGTTTGCTTGATTTTTTCAGCTCAATGA
- a CDS encoding DoxX family protein, with protein sequence MIQKLLKTDSDLTSLILRIVLAVVFFPHGAQKVLGIFGGYGFSGTYAFLTNAGFPGILVLLLFAAEFLGPIGLLTGLLTRVAAAGIGVAMLVASTTHLAHGFFINWTGGQQGEGVEFHILAIAISLVLVIKGGGKASLDGVIANK encoded by the coding sequence GTGATTCAAAAACTTCTTAAAACCGACTCGGACCTTACTTCTCTCATACTCAGGATCGTTCTGGCTGTGGTCTTCTTCCCACATGGAGCACAGAAAGTATTGGGCATTTTCGGAGGCTACGGCTTCTCCGGAACATACGCGTTCTTAACGAATGCAGGCTTTCCTGGAATACTCGTGCTCTTATTGTTTGCTGCAGAGTTTTTAGGACCTATCGGACTTCTAACAGGTCTCTTGACAAGAGTCGCAGCAGCTGGGATCGGAGTCGCGATGCTTGTAGCAAGCACCACTCACCTAGCGCACGGATTCTTTATCAACTGGACCGGCGGGCAACAAGGAGAAGGAGTCGAGTTCCATATACTTGCGATCGCAATCTCACTCGTGTTGGTCATCAAAGGCGGAGGAAAAGCTTCCTTGGACGGAGTGATCGCTAACAAATAA
- a CDS encoding MarR family winged helix-turn-helix transcriptional regulator: MATHYKGKPREIKVLDAYIKLSRCADSIKAMEEKFLSQHGLTSGQFGCLETLYHIGPMCQKEIGQKIFSCEGNITQIIDNLEKRSLVVRVRSEEDRRYFIINLTPAGKELIGKTFPNYVDQLKDKMSPLSDDELKQLGEICKTVGLSTQTA, from the coding sequence ATGGCCACTCATTACAAAGGAAAGCCGAGAGAAATAAAGGTCTTAGACGCCTATATTAAATTGAGCCGTTGCGCAGACTCGATCAAAGCCATGGAAGAAAAATTCCTAAGCCAACACGGTTTGACAAGCGGGCAGTTCGGATGTCTAGAGACTCTCTATCATATCGGTCCGATGTGCCAAAAAGAGATCGGCCAAAAGATCTTCTCCTGCGAAGGGAATATCACTCAGATCATTGATAATCTTGAAAAGAGATCCTTGGTTGTTCGAGTTCGAAGTGAAGAAGATAGACGTTATTTCATCATCAACCTGACACCCGCCGGAAAGGAACTGATCGGAAAGACCTTCCCGAACTATGTGGACCAGTTAAAGGATAAAATGTCTCCCCTGAGTGACGATGAGTTAAAGCAGCTCGGAGAGATCTGTAAAACCGTAGGACTTAGCACCCAAACTGCGTAG
- a CDS encoding aldo/keto reductase — protein MQSSILNQSVRLNNGVEMPIFGLGVWKTKSGKECVDAVNWALEAGYRHIDTAKIYGNEADVGKAIKESGVPREELFITTKLWNGDQKNPRKAIEDSLKSLGVDQLDLYLIHFPVGSTRKQAWKELEKFYKEGLAKAIGVSNYTIPHLQELFEYAEVTPTINQVEYHPFLNQNDLLNTCKKNNIVLEAYSPLAHGEKVSDAKLGAMAKKYGKTPAQILIRWSIDKGMVVIPKSVRKERILENSQVFDFKLSEEDLKEIETWNENFRTCWDPTGA, from the coding sequence ATGCAAAGTTCTATTTTGAATCAATCGGTCCGTTTAAATAACGGAGTGGAGATGCCTATTTTCGGACTGGGAGTTTGGAAGACCAAATCCGGAAAGGAATGTGTGGATGCAGTGAACTGGGCCTTAGAAGCCGGATATAGACATATAGATACTGCAAAGATCTATGGAAACGAAGCGGATGTAGGAAAGGCAATCAAAGAGAGCGGGGTCCCCAGAGAAGAATTATTTATTACTACAAAACTCTGGAATGGAGACCAAAAGAATCCTCGCAAAGCAATAGAAGATTCCCTAAAGTCCTTGGGAGTGGATCAATTAGATCTTTACCTCATCCATTTTCCCGTAGGAAGTACCAGAAAACAAGCTTGGAAAGAATTAGAAAAATTTTATAAGGAGGGACTAGCCAAAGCCATCGGTGTAAGCAATTATACCATTCCTCATCTTCAAGAATTATTCGAATATGCCGAGGTGACTCCTACGATCAATCAGGTGGAATATCATCCCTTTCTAAACCAAAACGATCTCTTAAATACTTGCAAAAAGAATAATATAGTTTTGGAGGCCTATAGCCCTCTCGCTCATGGGGAGAAGGTATCGGATGCCAAACTCGGCGCGATGGCAAAAAAATACGGAAAGACCCCGGCTCAGATACTCATACGCTGGTCTATCGATAAAGGAATGGTAGTCATTCCCAAATCGGTTCGCAAAGAAAGGATATTGGAGAACTCCCAAGTTTTTGATTTCAAACTATCCGAGGAAGATCTGAAAGAGATCGAGACATGGAACGAGAACTTCCGTACTTGCTGGGATCCTACGGGAGCCTAA
- a CDS encoding LIC_13029 family protein, which yields MGEIQSKHAGSSEMLEASDLKTLKDKKTSREISVLLYRVLFRSEEVRGGSVKVVKETFIRTHSNHPELFPILDRAKFVRDMVSVFKTSSVLAPDKLETFFTTIHAAFQSEIRYLLGKSTQFTFDIMFQVIESILQEMSHPEDQRTVDVKDREIILKHFRAYNDLSKFFNKMGTSKAVIDKKDEIITEISIAHKEITIVSIENMFRNILAQILLSRKYNCGNLIDKWSTEYGFGPEQAQSMRAHIQQAAALTDFRNQYANALRAIGTENEMDLMFLRTLSNYYASWVTQVSEQIPA from the coding sequence ATGGGAGAAATCCAGAGCAAGCATGCGGGATCGAGCGAGATGCTCGAGGCATCCGACTTAAAAACTCTGAAAGATAAGAAGACCTCCCGAGAGATTTCCGTTCTTCTGTATCGGGTCTTATTTCGAAGCGAAGAAGTCAGAGGCGGATCGGTAAAGGTCGTAAAAGAAACGTTTATCCGCACTCATTCCAATCACCCGGAACTCTTTCCCATCCTAGACAGAGCCAAATTCGTACGAGACATGGTCTCCGTTTTCAAGACTTCCAGCGTTCTTGCTCCGGATAAATTAGAGACATTCTTTACAACCATCCATGCGGCATTCCAAAGTGAGATCCGATATCTCTTAGGTAAGTCCACTCAATTCACTTTCGATATCATGTTCCAGGTAATTGAATCCATTTTGCAAGAGATGAGCCATCCGGAAGACCAAAGGACTGTAGATGTAAAAGACAGAGAGATCATCCTAAAGCACTTCCGGGCTTATAACGATCTATCAAAATTCTTTAATAAGATGGGGACTTCTAAGGCTGTCATCGATAAGAAGGATGAGATCATCACTGAGATCTCCATTGCTCATAAAGAGATTACAATCGTATCTATCGAGAATATGTTCCGGAATATCCTAGCTCAGATCCTTCTTTCCAGAAAATACAATTGCGGAAATCTGATCGATAAATGGTCCACGGAATACGGTTTCGGACCGGAGCAGGCCCAGTCGATGAGAGCCCATATCCAACAGGCGGCTGCACTCACCGATTTCAGGAACCAATACGCGAACGCGTTACGTGCAATTGGAACTGAAAATGAAATGGACCTGATGTTTTTGAGGACCCTTTCCAACTATTACGCGTCCTGGGTGACCCAGGTCTCGGAACAGATCCCCGCTTAA
- a CDS encoding DUF2804 domain-containing protein, translated as MQKIIGPENQVRYGVWDGPIEFNHHDFALMDFFGKEIKGLRKKFAFHSFNYLGLLMEDCLVGIAAVSLGYAYNVFAYLYKFDQGKVYEFDTKGPDLGMALKFPANPDEYQIRFKKGSSFLNINKSHSEGMLSIEANFGKKLEISGEFPYSLLTHQPLRVLNPSEPSRWTFTEKCSPLLPNRISVKYENRELVRDPSRTTLVYDWSGGYLRRETNWYWAAFSSVLPNRTKIGANFAALVNESFFPENAYWIDSDRQRVSRCIFDFSQKDPYKPWRLWDEDGRMRLEFEPKGERREKMNLIWTKLYFRQFVGKFSGSFRPENGQEVQFKDVWGFTEFHRSLW; from the coding sequence ATGCAAAAAATTATCGGCCCCGAGAATCAAGTACGTTACGGAGTTTGGGATGGACCGATAGAATTCAATCATCATGACTTTGCGTTGATGGACTTCTTTGGAAAGGAGATCAAGGGTCTTCGTAAAAAATTCGCGTTTCATTCCTTCAATTATCTAGGGCTCTTAATGGAAGATTGTCTGGTCGGTATTGCCGCAGTCAGTCTAGGCTATGCGTATAACGTATTCGCCTATTTATACAAATTCGATCAAGGCAAGGTCTATGAATTTGATACTAAAGGACCAGATTTGGGAATGGCATTGAAATTCCCCGCGAATCCCGACGAGTATCAGATCCGATTCAAGAAGGGGAGTTCTTTCTTAAATATAAATAAGTCCCACTCGGAAGGAATGCTTTCCATAGAAGCAAACTTCGGAAAGAAGTTGGAGATCTCGGGAGAATTTCCCTATTCCCTTTTGACGCATCAACCTCTGAGGGTCTTAAATCCTTCCGAGCCAAGTCGTTGGACATTCACTGAGAAATGTTCTCCTCTCTTACCGAATCGTATTTCCGTAAAGTACGAGAATCGAGAGTTGGTAAGAGATCCGAGTCGAACCACTCTAGTATACGATTGGTCCGGCGGTTATTTAAGAAGAGAAACGAATTGGTACTGGGCGGCATTTTCTTCCGTACTTCCGAATCGGACTAAGATAGGCGCGAATTTTGCTGCCTTGGTAAACGAGAGCTTCTTTCCGGAAAATGCGTATTGGATCGATTCCGATCGCCAAAGAGTAAGCCGTTGTATATTCGATTTTTCTCAAAAAGATCCCTATAAACCCTGGAGACTCTGGGACGAAGATGGTAGAATGCGCTTAGAGTTCGAACCTAAGGGAGAAAGAAGGGAGAAGATGAACTTGATATGGACCAAATTATATTTTCGTCAATTTGTCGGAAAATTCTCGGGAAGCTTTCGTCCGGAGAACGGGCAAGAAGTCCAGTTCAAGGACGTCTGGGGCTTTACCGAATTCCATAGGTCCCTTTGGTAA